From a region of the Butyrivibrio sp. AE3004 genome:
- a CDS encoding alpha/beta hydrolase: protein MKIETITLNEKRNVTLTAMIQDVGGEFRGVSKRPAVFVIPGGGYMFCSDREADPIAFPYLKAGYDAFILRYSVKEDSVWPNPLNDYDQAMDYIKDKADEWNVITDKIAVIGFSAGGHLAGAAATMSKNRPAAAILGYAVLREDTTHEISPQGPSIIDAVDEKTCPCFLFATRTDNVVPIQNTLDMMSALNKFGTSFECHIYDYGPHGFSTGDTSIQAKSTLISERAKNWVSDSIGWLRDVLGDFDENGLTKPACKAHITDDGEQWLSLDCSLRRIFGNPEALKVLSDTITVMKKEIKPFSPEMTFDDMMLGVLGKMKMRDLLAERNIDVDRFDELDEKLSKIPNI, encoded by the coding sequence ATGAAAATCGAAACAATTACTTTAAATGAAAAAAGAAATGTTACATTAACCGCTATGATCCAGGATGTGGGAGGAGAGTTCAGAGGCGTTTCAAAACGTCCGGCAGTATTTGTAATCCCCGGTGGTGGGTATATGTTCTGCTCTGACAGAGAAGCGGACCCTATTGCGTTTCCTTATCTTAAGGCAGGGTATGATGCTTTTATTCTCAGATATTCCGTGAAGGAAGATTCCGTATGGCCCAATCCATTAAACGACTACGATCAGGCTATGGATTATATAAAGGACAAAGCAGATGAATGGAATGTAATAACTGACAAGATTGCAGTCATCGGTTTTTCGGCAGGAGGTCATCTTGCGGGAGCAGCAGCTACCATGTCAAAGAATCGCCCTGCAGCAGCAATTCTGGGGTATGCTGTTTTGCGTGAAGATACCACACATGAAATTTCACCTCAGGGACCTTCAATAATTGATGCCGTTGATGAAAAAACCTGTCCCTGCTTTTTATTTGCAACCAGAACCGATAATGTTGTACCAATCCAGAACACACTTGATATGATGAGCGCACTCAATAAATTCGGGACATCCTTTGAATGCCACATTTACGATTACGGCCCGCATGGCTTTTCAACAGGAGATACAAGTATTCAGGCAAAGAGTACACTTATATCCGAAAGAGCAAAGAACTGGGTATCAGACAGCATAGGCTGGCTAAGAGATGTGCTTGGAGATTTTGATGAGAACGGATTGACCAAGCCCGCATGCAAGGCACATATTACAGATGACGGAGAGCAGTGGCTGTCACTTGATTGTTCACTTAGAAGAATATTCGGTAATCCCGAGGCACTTAAGGTACTCTCTGATACAATCACGGTTATGAAAAAGGAAATCAAACCCTTCAGTCCTGAGATGACCTTTGATGACATGATGCTTGGTGTTCTTGGAAAGATGAAGATGAGAGACCTTCTGGCAGAGAGAAATATTGATGTTGACCGTTTTGATGAGCTTGACGAGAAGCTTTCAAAAATCCCCAATATTTGA
- a CDS encoding glycoside hydrolase family 3 N-terminal domain-containing protein, with amino-acid sequence MAIELTKEQKDRVEELLSKMTLIEKIGQMNQESVSIVGGFDVPFEQLIEMMTDGRLSKEEFENIMKTAKTDYHEDAIREGKVGSLMVQDPEKCNELQKIAVEETRLGIPLIFGLDVIHGFRSVYPIAIAEAGSFDTELMEKTANMAAKESRCSGVAWHFAPMLDVARDARWGRVSEGPGEDPYLGSCFARAKVKGLQNDHSKNENYVAACLKHFVGYGAAEAGKDYNTVSMANHILYNNYLVPFRAAVEEGAQTAMASFNDLNGVPSTVNKWALRDILKDNMGLPGFVVSDANAIKECVVHGIAEDEKDAGEKSAVAGLDMDMGTEIYIKNLEASVKEGKVSMEDIDDACRRILSVKMWLGLFDHPYVSEDAMKRYEEIPQDHKDLALKAAEESAVLLKNEGNILPLKKDAKISLVGNLAANKGEVVGAWAISWKEKDCVSILDGMKQEFSNVNYYPCGGPEGENNEEEIKAACENGDVIVAVLGETVAMSGEASSRADITLPGKQKVLLEKLLASGKPVVLVLMNGRPLALSWEAENVPAILEGWHLGIQMGNAIAHILSGKKNPEGKLSSSFPAMTGQCPIYYNHPNTGRPAGNFKFTSRYLDAPFTALYPFGFGLSYTNYEYSELSVTDNKDELDIKVKVKNTGDREGTETVQIYMQDVAASIVRPVKELKGFEKVTLSPGEEKTVNSKLSKKQMGFWNNQGKYLLEDGLFRIYAGGNSATELFEEIRVNFNGVEKEPDYPTE; translated from the coding sequence ATGGCAATAGAATTAACAAAAGAGCAGAAAGACAGGGTAGAAGAACTGCTCTCAAAGATGACACTGATAGAAAAAATAGGGCAGATGAATCAGGAGTCTGTCTCAATAGTCGGAGGCTTTGATGTCCCTTTTGAGCAGCTCATCGAGATGATGACTGACGGAAGACTTTCAAAAGAAGAATTCGAGAACATCATGAAAACAGCAAAGACAGACTACCATGAGGATGCAATAAGAGAAGGCAAGGTTGGTTCACTCATGGTTCAGGATCCCGAGAAATGCAATGAACTTCAGAAGATTGCCGTGGAGGAAACAAGACTTGGAATACCGCTTATCTTCGGACTTGATGTAATACATGGTTTCAGATCTGTTTATCCGATTGCTATAGCTGAGGCTGGCTCATTTGATACAGAACTCATGGAAAAAACAGCCAATATGGCGGCGAAGGAGTCCAGATGCTCAGGTGTTGCATGGCACTTTGCACCGATGCTCGATGTTGCAAGAGATGCAAGATGGGGAAGAGTATCTGAGGGACCGGGAGAAGATCCGTATCTTGGATCATGCTTTGCAAGAGCAAAGGTAAAGGGCCTTCAAAACGACCATTCGAAAAATGAAAATTACGTGGCAGCTTGCTTAAAACATTTTGTGGGCTACGGCGCAGCAGAAGCGGGTAAGGACTATAACACTGTAAGCATGGCTAACCACATTTTATATAACAATTATCTTGTGCCCTTCAGGGCAGCGGTTGAGGAAGGCGCGCAGACAGCTATGGCGTCCTTCAACGATCTGAACGGAGTTCCAAGTACTGTGAATAAATGGGCACTTCGCGACATTCTCAAGGACAATATGGGACTTCCCGGATTTGTTGTAAGTGATGCAAATGCTATAAAGGAGTGTGTTGTTCACGGCATTGCCGAGGATGAAAAGGATGCAGGTGAAAAATCAGCAGTTGCCGGACTTGATATGGATATGGGTACAGAGATTTATATCAAAAATCTTGAAGCATCCGTAAAAGAGGGAAAGGTTTCCATGGAGGATATCGACGATGCCTGCCGAAGAATTCTTTCTGTAAAGATGTGGCTTGGACTATTTGATCACCCTTACGTATCCGAGGATGCGATGAAGAGATATGAAGAGATTCCGCAGGACCACAAAGACCTGGCATTAAAAGCAGCTGAAGAGTCAGCAGTACTTTTAAAGAATGAAGGAAATATCCTTCCGCTTAAGAAGGATGCAAAAATCAGCCTTGTCGGGAACCTTGCAGCTAACAAAGGAGAGGTTGTAGGCGCCTGGGCAATAAGCTGGAAGGAAAAGGACTGTGTATCTATTCTTGACGGAATGAAACAGGAGTTTTCCAATGTGAATTATTATCCCTGCGGTGGTCCCGAGGGCGAAAATAATGAAGAAGAGATTAAGGCAGCATGTGAAAACGGGGACGTAATTGTGGCAGTGCTCGGTGAAACTGTTGCAATGTCAGGTGAAGCCTCTTCAAGAGCTGACATCACTCTTCCGGGTAAGCAGAAGGTACTTCTTGAAAAGCTTCTTGCATCAGGAAAGCCGGTGGTACTTGTTCTTATGAACGGAAGACCCCTGGCACTTTCCTGGGAAGCAGAAAACGTACCTGCAATTCTTGAAGGCTGGCATCTTGGAATACAGATGGGAAATGCGATAGCACATATTCTCTCCGGAAAGAAGAATCCTGAAGGAAAGCTTTCATCATCCTTCCCCGCAATGACGGGACAGTGTCCTATTTACTACAATCATCCAAATACAGGCCGGCCTGCAGGTAACTTCAAGTTTACATCGAGATATCTTGATGCACCGTTTACGGCACTTTATCCTTTCGGCTTTGGTCTTTCATATACGAACTATGAGTATTCGGAGCTTTCTGTTACTGACAATAAGGATGAGCTTGATATCAAAGTCAAAGTTAAAAATACAGGAGACAGAGAAGGTACGGAAACTGTTCAGATTTACATGCAGGATGTTGCAGCATCTATCGTAAGACCTGTTAAGGAACTTAAAGGTTTTGAGAAGGTTACACTTTCCCCCGGAGAAGAAAAGACTGTAAATAGTAAGCTTTCCAAAAAGCAGATGGGATTTTGGAACAATCAGGGTAAATACCTGCTTGAGGACGGACTTTTCAGAATCTACGCCGGTGGTAACTCAGCTACAGAATTATTTGAGGAAATAAGAGTGAACTTTAACGGAGTGGAAAAAGAACCCGATTATCCTACAGAGTAA
- a CDS encoding glycoside hydrolase family 2 has protein sequence MKKMNNYILPFLWMRGEDEAIIRREMEKIDECGIKAVCVEARPHNDFCGPGWWHDMDIVIDEAKKRDMKIWILDDKHFPTGYANGLIEEKYPERKKQYLACTACDVFGSSRPHTLNIRRMMKPTIGFWQIGQPANDAEREKNKVLSIVAVPFAEGNHFHEKELNLMGQYHGQDEITFTLPKGQWRIHVLYITYTDGGNESYINMIDSVSAHTQIEGVYEEHYKHYGDLFGNVIAGFFSDEPQLGNTSEQCYDTKLGKPGMQLPWSGELAEMLKERCGEDYQRLLVFLFAEGEEKKHEPQIRYDYMDCVSRLYQKNFSEPIGRWCHEHGVEYIGHVVEDNGVHSRLGLGDAHWFRAISGQDMAGIDVIGGQVIYGAPAQERKGMGPLVLDGEFYHYALGKMGASAGHLDPKKKGRTMCELFGAYGWNFGVRDMKRLLDHLLVRGVNYLVPHAFSMANYPDFDCPPHFYAGGNNPEFPYFAEMMKYANRMCDTLNSGVHKARIAVLYDGEGDWSGDCMPMQKVCRELITNQIEFDIVCLDMLQNLKTYNGYADGNKVVINGETFDVLLVPYAEYLPERLYAFKKENPSFPIYFVGGYPKAMLMDEVRKAPSKDEWKKLFTTVSLDEVAGELECNDFNRPFLEEEFADLTMYRYEKDGRQIIMLMNESAEEDFNGIVNLPFEGPATYIDAFREKKWALDPKTDGRVRIEVPAGESCLIVEGENADVKPYCALSGRLRAADKIIDISHEWKVSAVKAKEYPAFGDEEILRDLEPYSNEHPDFAGVLRYRKTVELDRDVKEAYLEMEQVYDVVKVTVNGKISEIRLTPPYTVGIGDFLKQGENEIICEVATTPARDQRNYPSAPFDFNHEVTDPTGICGKVKLYIK, from the coding sequence ATGAAAAAAATGAATAACTACATACTGCCGTTTCTCTGGATGCGAGGCGAGGACGAAGCCATAATACGCAGAGAAATGGAGAAAATAGATGAATGCGGAATAAAAGCTGTATGCGTGGAAGCAAGACCACACAATGATTTTTGCGGCCCCGGCTGGTGGCACGATATGGATATCGTAATTGATGAAGCAAAAAAGCGTGACATGAAAATCTGGATACTTGATGATAAGCATTTCCCCACGGGTTATGCAAACGGTCTTATTGAAGAGAAATATCCGGAGAGAAAAAAGCAGTATCTTGCATGTACTGCCTGTGATGTCTTTGGCTCTTCAAGACCGCATACTTTAAATATTCGCCGTATGATGAAGCCGACAATTGGCTTTTGGCAGATAGGTCAGCCTGCTAACGATGCAGAGAGAGAAAAGAATAAAGTTTTATCCATCGTTGCAGTGCCTTTTGCCGAGGGTAATCATTTCCATGAAAAGGAATTAAATCTCATGGGACAGTACCATGGTCAGGATGAGATAACCTTTACACTTCCCAAGGGACAATGGAGAATTCATGTACTTTACATCACATATACAGACGGTGGAAACGAGAGCTACATTAATATGATCGACAGCGTGTCCGCCCATACTCAGATTGAAGGTGTATATGAGGAACATTATAAGCATTACGGTGATCTTTTCGGAAATGTTATAGCGGGCTTTTTCTCTGATGAGCCACAGCTTGGAAATACATCTGAGCAGTGCTATGACACAAAGCTTGGAAAACCCGGAATGCAGCTTCCATGGAGCGGTGAGCTTGCGGAGATGCTTAAGGAACGCTGCGGAGAAGACTATCAGCGTCTTCTGGTATTCCTTTTTGCTGAGGGTGAAGAGAAGAAGCATGAGCCTCAGATTCGCTATGATTACATGGACTGTGTTTCAAGACTCTATCAAAAGAACTTTTCCGAGCCCATTGGCAGATGGTGTCATGAGCACGGTGTGGAGTACATCGGACATGTAGTTGAGGATAACGGTGTTCATTCAAGACTCGGACTTGGTGATGCGCACTGGTTCAGAGCTATAAGCGGTCAGGACATGGCAGGAATTGATGTTATCGGAGGACAGGTTATTTACGGAGCACCCGCTCAGGAGAGAAAAGGCATGGGTCCTCTTGTGCTTGACGGGGAATTCTATCACTATGCCCTTGGAAAAATGGGAGCGTCAGCAGGACATCTTGATCCTAAGAAAAAGGGAAGAACCATGTGTGAGCTCTTTGGGGCCTACGGTTGGAATTTCGGAGTTCGTGATATGAAGAGACTCCTTGACCACCTGCTTGTACGAGGTGTGAATTATCTGGTTCCGCATGCTTTCTCTATGGCGAATTATCCCGATTTTGATTGCCCGCCACACTTTTATGCAGGAGGAAACAATCCGGAATTCCCTTATTTTGCAGAGATGATGAAGTATGCAAACAGAATGTGTGACACCTTAAACAGTGGAGTTCATAAAGCAAGAATTGCGGTTCTCTATGATGGAGAAGGCGATTGGAGCGGAGACTGCATGCCTATGCAAAAAGTCTGCAGAGAACTCATAACAAACCAGATTGAATTTGATATTGTCTGCCTGGATATGTTGCAGAATCTTAAGACTTATAACGGATACGCAGATGGTAATAAGGTTGTAATAAACGGTGAAACCTTTGATGTACTACTTGTGCCTTACGCTGAATATCTTCCCGAGAGACTCTATGCATTCAAAAAGGAAAACCCTTCCTTCCCGATATATTTTGTCGGTGGATATCCAAAGGCAATGCTTATGGATGAAGTCAGAAAAGCTCCTTCAAAGGATGAGTGGAAAAAGCTGTTTACTACAGTAAGCCTTGATGAGGTGGCGGGAGAGCTTGAGTGCAACGACTTTAATCGGCCTTTCCTTGAGGAGGAGTTTGCAGACCTGACCATGTACCGGTACGAGAAGGATGGCAGGCAGATAATAATGCTTATGAACGAATCCGCGGAAGAAGATTTTAACGGTATTGTTAATCTTCCCTTTGAGGGACCTGCAACCTATATTGATGCTTTCCGCGAAAAGAAGTGGGCTCTTGATCCAAAGACGGACGGCAGAGTCAGAATCGAGGTTCCCGCAGGTGAAAGCTGCCTTATAGTAGAGGGAGAAAATGCAGATGTTAAGCCATACTGCGCATTGTCAGGAAGACTTCGGGCAGCAGATAAGATAATTGACATTTCACATGAGTGGAAGGTATCTGCAGTAAAAGCAAAGGAATATCCTGCCTTTGGGGATGAAGAAATCTTAAGGGATTTAGAACCGTACAGTAATGAACATCCTGATTTTGCTGGTGTGCTTCGATACAGAAAAACCGTGGAACTCGACCGCGATGTTAAGGAAGCATATCTTGAAATGGAGCAGGTATATGACGTTGTCAAAGTGACGGTAAACGGCAAAATCTCAGAAATAAGACTGACACCACCTTATACCGTTGGTATCGGAGATTTTCTAAAGCAGGGTGAGAATGAAATCATATGCGAGGTAGCTACAACACCTGCAAGAGATCAGAGAAATTACCCTTCAGCACCTTTTGACTTTAACCACGAGGTCACAGACCCCACCGGAATATGTGGCAAGGTTAAGCTATATATTAAATAA
- a CDS encoding HD-GYP domain-containing protein has protein sequence MKFGIRKSKYNSLLRVLLVCVGIAVNVVLSSIAFKFKLPIYLDTVGTMSVAALGGVFPGIMTAVMTNVAGALYNRETVYFGFINALAAIYTAWFIRERAYNKIRNIFVFIISLGIVSGILSTLIQWFFLGAPQNRAITAFIDAAYYSMGMDRFLSFILISIVSSILDKGISYTIAALFIRFIPVDKRKRIKNSGWKQRPLSVSEAKQLSSLKADSKHSLSMKMSFMLLGCSLALTAIMSWVGISLYYETEKHQRAESAKNAAQFAAEMINPYMIDDYVDGGDSVPGYDDVKETLYKIRNNAVGVNYLYIAQIRDDGFYVAIDLGAEGAEGVPSGTVVPFEEDILPYINDLLEGKLIEPVESNNTMGWALTALYPIKDSNGICRGYAGADVSLSYMAEYMWNFLFRVILVMSAFFILILAFGLWSTGTGIVYPINSIVMSIEKFISAGDDQKKLDESVRQMRKMDIHTGDEIERMYHIICDMALNQTEKIRSVRRFSDVTLKMQDGLIITMADMVESRDSDTGAHIQKTAEYARIIVEGLERKGYYTEKLTPKFMSDVVRSAPLHDIGKINISDRILNKPGKLTPEEYEIMKTHTTAGREIIEKAISVVKGESYLKEARNMAAYHHERWDGKGYPEGLHGEVIPLSARIMAVADVFDALTSARVYKPAFPLEKALEILTEGAGTQFDPKCIEVFMEAIPEVKVILSKYNHQ, from the coding sequence TTGAAATTTGGTATACGAAAATCGAAATACAACAGTTTACTGCGAGTACTGCTTGTTTGTGTGGGAATCGCAGTAAATGTTGTGTTGTCATCTATAGCATTTAAATTTAAACTTCCTATTTATCTTGATACAGTAGGAACTATGTCCGTAGCAGCTCTGGGCGGAGTTTTTCCGGGCATAATGACTGCTGTTATGACCAATGTGGCCGGAGCCCTTTATAATAGGGAAACCGTCTATTTTGGCTTTATAAATGCGCTTGCGGCCATTTATACTGCATGGTTTATAAGGGAAAGAGCATATAACAAAATTCGGAATATTTTTGTGTTTATTATTTCGCTGGGTATTGTGAGCGGCATTCTTAGCACCCTCATCCAGTGGTTCTTTTTAGGTGCGCCGCAAAACCGCGCCATTACGGCATTTATTGATGCAGCATATTATTCAATGGGGATGGACAGATTTCTTTCATTTATTCTCATTTCCATTGTTTCAAGCATTCTGGATAAAGGTATCTCCTATACCATTGCTGCACTATTTATTCGTTTTATTCCCGTTGATAAGAGAAAAAGAATAAAAAACAGCGGATGGAAACAGCGTCCGCTTTCTGTCAGTGAAGCAAAACAATTAAGCTCACTAAAAGCTGATTCAAAGCACTCATTAAGTATGAAGATGTCTTTCATGCTTCTTGGGTGTTCTTTGGCACTCACGGCTATAATGAGCTGGGTTGGTATAAGCCTTTATTATGAAACCGAAAAGCATCAGAGGGCAGAAAGCGCAAAAAATGCAGCACAGTTTGCGGCAGAAATGATCAATCCTTATATGATAGATGATTATGTTGATGGCGGAGATTCTGTGCCGGGGTATGATGATGTAAAGGAAACTCTTTATAAAATCAGAAATAATGCGGTAGGAGTTAATTATTTATATATAGCTCAGATAAGGGATGACGGATTCTATGTTGCAATTGATCTTGGCGCAGAGGGCGCGGAAGGAGTTCCATCGGGAACGGTGGTCCCTTTTGAAGAGGATATTTTGCCCTATATCAATGATCTTCTTGAAGGAAAACTAATAGAGCCTGTTGAGAGCAACAATACTATGGGGTGGGCACTTACGGCCCTGTATCCGATAAAGGACAGCAATGGAATCTGCAGAGGCTACGCGGGTGCTGACGTTTCATTATCCTATATGGCGGAATATATGTGGAACTTTCTATTCCGTGTAATACTGGTTATGTCTGCGTTTTTTATTCTGATACTGGCTTTTGGTTTATGGAGCACCGGTACGGGAATTGTCTATCCTATCAACAGTATAGTTATGAGCATTGAAAAATTCATAAGTGCCGGCGATGATCAGAAAAAGCTGGATGAGTCCGTAAGGCAGATGAGAAAAATGGATATACATACGGGGGATGAGATTGAGAGAATGTATCACATTATCTGTGATATGGCACTTAATCAGACAGAGAAAATCCGCAGTGTAAGACGCTTTTCAGATGTTACGTTAAAGATGCAGGACGGACTTATCATTACAATGGCTGACATGGTTGAGAGCAGGGATTCAGATACCGGTGCGCATATTCAGAAAACTGCGGAATACGCAAGAATAATAGTAGAGGGGCTGGAGAGAAAGGGATATTATACAGAAAAACTGACTCCCAAATTTATGTCTGACGTTGTAAGAAGTGCACCACTCCATGACATTGGAAAAATAAATATTTCAGACAGGATATTGAACAAACCCGGAAAACTGACTCCGGAAGAGTATGAAATAATGAAAACCCACACTACAGCCGGACGTGAAATAATAGAAAAGGCTATTAGTGTTGTTAAGGGAGAAAGCTACTTGAAAGAGGCCAGAAACATGGCTGCATATCATCATGAAAGATGGGACGGAAAAGGTTATCCCGAGGGCCTTCACGGAGAAGTGATTCCTCTTTCTGCACGCATAATGGCTGTTGCGGATGTGTTTGACGCACTTACTTCAGCCCGTGTTTACAAGCCTGCATTTCCCCTTGAAAAAGCTTTGGAAATACTTACAGAGGGCGCAGGTACACAGTTTGATCCCAAGTGTATTGAGGTGTTCATGGAGGCAATACCTGAAGTGAAGGTTATTCTCAGTAAGTATAATCATCAGTAG
- a CDS encoding glycoside hydrolase family 43 protein, translating into MEHLIKNPIIPGFYPDPSICRVGDDYYIANSSFELCPGIPIFHSKDLAHWKQIGYAMTTENGFYTDANLYSGGVMAPTIRYHKGTFYIINCNFGDKGNFIVTAKDPKGPWSQPHYITDIQDIDCSIFFDDDDKCYLVSPGEDKEQDNNRAFYLTPYDIENFKVCGERKKIWNSAMRGAWAPESPHIYHVGDYYYLMIAEGGTEHNHSVMIARSKTIDGWYEGNPANPILTHRHLGWDYPIENIGHADLVETQTGKWYAVMLGVRIIEGQHMNMGRETFICPVDWQRGWPVFSKDTGKVETTYQADPDLPWCEESENATYVSRDDFDSAELGMDWSFWGTPSEKYFSVENSELRLKCLARPMTRELLPVSFAPKTKKDENVAFVGRRQRHMDFSFEISMEFNAGINEGRSESAGMVIMQQCNHQYRFEKSCRNGKQILSLVLATTKQKGLPFMPGYESETTESILKECELEFDGPVILKLEANGQDYSFYMGQSADSLTEFYAHADGKKINPEEVGGMVGTMLGMFATGNGNGSDNLAKFEYAEYRGN; encoded by the coding sequence ATGGAACACTTAATAAAAAATCCTATTATCCCCGGTTTTTATCCGGACCCATCTATTTGCAGAGTGGGAGATGATTATTATATTGCTAATTCAAGCTTTGAACTTTGTCCCGGAATACCGATTTTTCACAGTAAAGATCTTGCCCATTGGAAACAGATCGGTTATGCAATGACAACCGAAAATGGTTTTTATACAGATGCAAATCTTTATTCAGGCGGCGTAATGGCACCGACCATACGCTATCACAAGGGAACATTCTATATTATAAATTGTAACTTTGGAGACAAAGGTAATTTCATTGTTACAGCAAAGGATCCCAAGGGACCGTGGTCACAGCCGCACTACATTACTGATATTCAGGATATTGATTGTTCCATATTTTTTGATGACGATGACAAGTGCTATCTGGTAAGCCCCGGTGAGGACAAGGAACAGGATAACAACAGAGCTTTCTACTTAACTCCATATGATATCGAGAATTTCAAGGTATGCGGTGAGAGAAAGAAAATATGGAACAGTGCCATGAGAGGTGCATGGGCGCCGGAATCTCCGCATATATATCATGTGGGCGATTATTATTATCTAATGATTGCCGAAGGAGGCACTGAGCACAACCATTCAGTAATGATCGCAAGAAGCAAGACTATAGACGGATGGTATGAAGGTAATCCTGCTAATCCGATTCTTACACACAGACATCTTGGATGGGATTATCCTATTGAAAATATTGGACATGCGGACCTGGTGGAGACTCAGACAGGAAAGTGGTATGCAGTGATGCTTGGAGTAAGGATCATTGAAGGTCAGCATATGAATATGGGACGTGAGACATTTATCTGTCCTGTGGATTGGCAGAGAGGATGGCCTGTATTCAGTAAAGATACAGGAAAAGTTGAAACCACATATCAGGCAGACCCTGATCTTCCATGGTGCGAGGAATCTGAAAATGCAACGTATGTAAGCAGAGATGATTTTGATTCTGCTGAACTCGGAATGGACTGGAGTTTTTGGGGAACACCTTCGGAAAAATACTTTAGTGTTGAAAACAGCGAGCTTCGCCTTAAATGTCTTGCAAGACCAATGACAAGGGAGCTCCTTCCCGTAAGCTTTGCGCCAAAGACTAAAAAGGATGAAAACGTAGCCTTTGTCGGAAGAAGACAGAGACACATGGATTTTTCATTCGAAATCAGCATGGAATTTAATGCAGGCATAAACGAAGGAAGAAGCGAAAGCGCAGGCATGGTGATAATGCAGCAGTGCAATCACCAGTACCGATTTGAAAAAAGCTGCAGGAACGGAAAGCAGATTCTTTCACTTGTACTTGCGACAACAAAGCAGAAGGGACTTCCTTTCATGCCGGGATACGAAAGCGAAACAACGGAAAGCATCTTAAAGGAATGCGAGCTGGAATTTGATGGACCTGTAATCCTTAAGCTTGAAGCAAATGGACAGGACTACAGTTTCTACATGGGACAGAGTGCGGATAGTTTGACAGAGTTTTATGCACATGCGGACGGTAAGAAGATAAATCCCGAAGAAGTAGGTGGCATGGTCGGAACAATGCTTGGAATGTTTGCGACAGGTAACGGAAACGGTTCTGATAATTTAGCGAAATTTGAATACGCAGAGTATAGAGGTAACTGA